The following DNA comes from Magnolia sinica isolate HGM2019 chromosome 18, MsV1, whole genome shotgun sequence.
GGAAACTATGACTTTGATGTTAACAGAAAGAGAATCAAGGTAAATCACTTGTGACATTTCCCTTtggaagccaaaaaaaaaaagagttttgcATAAAATGCACCCTGCGGGTAGGAAGGTATGGCATGTGACTGTTGAGACTTTTGTGCTGTTTGTTACAGGCTCTGCGGTTGGGGTTAGAGAAGAAGGGATGGGCTTCAGAGAGTAGTTACTGAGAACCATCATCAACGGCATGTTTTGTTTTGCGGCTGTTTCAGTCATTCATTCATGAGTCTATGTTGTATTTCTTAAGACACCAAAACCCGTAATGGGCATAAATTCAAATCATCCATTTTATTTTGAGGAACACAGAAACATGTCTGCATGCATCATATTTCTTTAAAATAATGAAGTGAAATTGTTTGATATCATTTCCTAAGAAGCTAACACAAGTATTTGATGGACTTGGAAGCAACCAAAGATCCACCACAGCTAGCGACAGCAGATGAGATGTTAGTCTTTCCGGAGATCTGTATACTCTCGCCGAATGCCACCAGCATTAACAATGACTATCTCTACTCTGTCTCCCTGCATACAACCAAAGGAAGTTAGAAGCAGAAAAATGAAGGGCAGCTCATGTCTTACCAAAACTTCTTTCTTTTAATAATAGGCATATGGGATCTGAGGAACTTACAGTGTAGATATCCCTTTCAGCTGCCGAAGCAAAAACATCTTTTACCATATCAACAGCTTCTGACTCAGACAATGGAGTCACGGCATCCTGTGCATCCAATGGGTTTTGAGTGTGGAAAATGAGTTAAGGCCAGTTTGGAAGTTCCACTTCTAGCAGCCCTTGAGATGAGCTCcacccaaatctcaattggaaGATAAGGAAAACAGAATCTTGCCTAGTGCAGTCTCTTTTCTCCACGCCAACCCAGACACATGGCAGATGGGTTTTGCTCAAACCCCAAAACCATCCCAGATTGTGGTACTTCCAAAGGGAATAGAGATCACAACAGGCAAATTAAGTTGGATCCTTACCTTTGCGGGTAACAAAAGAGGACTAGGAGATTTCAGTTGGTTGTCCAAAACAGGCATGATGAGTGTAGAACCAGAACCTTGGGAGCTGTATCCAACTCTCTCATATGATCCAACTGCATCGTATGTGAACACACAACCCTTTCCTGAAAAGTAAGTTAATGGACTTTTTGAGTTTGTAAAATTACCTTTGACTTTTTGGGAGAGTATCCTGTTAAGGTTAAAATCTTAACTTTTTGAGTTTGTAACCTTACCTTCATTGTCAAGGCCGCCTAGGACATTGAAAGCATAGTAAGGAAAGAAGCGTTTGTAATAAAGGGTATTGGAGAGAAGCTGGGCCATAGCAGGGCAGCTCATCTGCTTGTTGTGTTGATGCTGATAGATCTGCACCGcagggaaaagaaaaaataaaaatgatagcaATCAGTTTAAGCAACAAActtcctgcaaaaaaaaaaaagaagaagaaaaaaagaagaagagaagaatccATGGCATGCAAGCAAAAGACCATTGAAAGGTTACCACCCAGTGTGCCACATGCATCCGAGTAGttcctttttgtgtgtgtgtgtgtgtgtgtgtgtgtgtgtgaagatcAGTTTATTTAATCAGAAAAGAAGCACAAACGAGACCCATGATAAGGGCAACACGTTAAAATTAGGCATGCGATGACAAATTATTGGAGTATTGCAAATAATAACATGGTTTGTGAAATGCATATGGTGGCTAATCTCAAAGGCTTGAAATGGAGTGTCCTTCCCAACGAATTCTTTCTAGATTCCAACAGTTGAACACATCCTTTCTGCCTTTGAGATTAGTGACAAAAATAAATCCAGTAAACTTTCCAGTTTTGAGGAACATTAACACTAAAATAGGATTACCATTTTTCCTCAAACAAGAAATCCTGGGCTTCCATTTTCATGATTCCTGGGTTTGAGGATTTTAAGATCAGGTCTTATATTTTGGAAACTGTTAGAAGTTGTAGCTTTTTTGTTAATGTACTGAGTCTTTTTCATCCTATAAGAACCCAAAGTTCCaatgaaaattttcctacacatcaAGAAACCAACTTAGTCACTATTTGTTAATGAATTAATTACATATAGATTGTCCATTCCGCATTTCCATGTAAAGAGAGAGGCTAACGATTTGCCTGACTTGTTGACCAGGTCCTTAGGCCTTCCCTTTGCATTGGGAATCCTTTACGTTGTCTTTGGTTGCactgaatatcatgaaattcatgatatttttgcaccaaattagactgattaaacatgaaatatcatgaaatttggttGTTTATCTTCCCAAAAAAATGGTATTATTCtcaaaaaaagtaaagaaaaagaaaaagaaatatgaaactacatgatatttggtgcaaccaaatgcacccttcgTTAGAGATGTAATCCATGTttcttttcttaaaaataaaaatcattgttaattatcacaaataaaaataaaataaaacagtcaAAATTCATTGTTCATTCATAAACCATCATTTAATCAAGCAAAATTTTGGGAGACGGTTTAAGAATCCTAATTACAGCAGCAACCACCAATTAATTCATGATGCTGCAATGCCCTCCAAAGATGATTACTTCAAAGTGCCTTTGATATAAAAACAGTTTTATCAAATATGCCTTCATGCAAGAAGTCCTGAAAACCAGTCTAATCATTCAGAAATTGGCAACTATTAACGTTTTGTGTTGGATACACAGTGCCCTTAAGATTAAAATATGATAGGTCTGGATAACTGAGTCCCTAATTGCCTTTCCAAATTTACAGTCTTGGAAAAAAGAAAGGATCTCAGAAACACCCGTTAATTCACCAGTGAGGCTTAAGCTATAGCTGATGTTCAATGGGACAGGTAAACAAATATTGGAACCACCTAGGTAGTAAGTCATAACTATACTTGCAATCTGAGCAAAATTGATAATCTTTTCCTTGATCACGATGGTAGAGAACCCACTCCTTATAGAAGTCCATGCCAAGATTTCATTTGAAGTCAAGGTTTGAAATCGGTGTACTATGTAACGTATTGTTCATCGCCAATACCGTTACATATTACTCCATATCACCCCATATCAGGCTGTTTCGGGCTGATGCAGGGGCCAATACACCCTTATTGTTCATGAGCGATTCTAGTACATATCGCATGGTTAACCATGCAATATGTCAAAAATGTGAAATCAATAAAAGAAATTCCAGACACTGAATCGTATATACAAAAGGCTTTGCCGATCAATCTTCAATTGATGCTCCATAATAAAGCATTTTAGTTATCTACTTGGCCTGCTTATTTTGTTAGGGGAAAGGTTTTAATATTCCATGAGATTGAGAATATCATTATCATTTGAACATATTCCCAGGGCCAACACTTATATGTTTGTTTCTTTATggttgtttaaaattttcaattttttaataagTTATTAGGGAGCCATAAGTAGCCTACAAAATGTAGATTTTGGTTCAATGGAAAGTCCAGTTTCCAAATAACATGCATTTGGAATGCATTTGCATGGCATGACCAAACGTATACTACTTTGTAGGGCCTATTTAGATggtgggaaaagaaaaaggaaagaaaagcaaaTGGATGAATTTTCCCATGACGGGACATTTTGCTATGTTTGGCTAGCAAAAGAAATATTGTATTTCAAAAAGCAATCATTAACCAAACACTATAAATAAATTCTCATGCACAAGAGACGAGGTGACCATTGTGAGAGCTTTATGAGATTTCCACTGGTTATCCAAACAAGACCacaaaaaaatgaaatccatgtttcaatagtgctCATGGAAATCTTAGGAAATCATCATAGAAAATACTGAAATGAGTTGAAGGCAAGCCCCACCAAGAATCGAACTTGGACTACTGAATCTGAAGTGAAATGTCAAACTCCAGCACACTTTGATATGTTAGATTTTCATGGAAGTATATAGGATCAGTGTGCAATTAGATATTCAAACTTCTGATGGCATACCAGGTGCCTGGCtgccaagttcttttgtagagctttcacgTCTGCCTGGAAGCCAGAGGAGGCCATAACACATTTGTCAGCTCTGCAAGGATACAAATATAAACACCCATTATTAACAGAGACATGGATCTTCCATTACAGAACATAGTTCAATAGAGTTATCCGTCCAGTCATCCACTTCCATGTCCAAAAGTAGGGGCACCCATGGGCCAGGTGGGCCAGGCTTTGAATGGCTGATTCAATACCAGAGCACAGCTTAGTGATTAGTCTTTCGACTTCAGGCCCAAGCTCAGCCATTAAAATCATAAGTGGGCCTATACCCAGGCTTGAGTGACGCCTTAATAGAAAGTTCTGCAAAACCTAGGCAATGGACTAAGTTGGTATGTGGTACGGGAACAGTTACTTGGTATGGTACTTCTTCCAATGCATGGCACACTATGGATAGAATCATGTGCATCAGTCCAATACATACACTCTATATGCAATAGAGTTTATATATGAACTCACATTGCGATTTatttatgaaatgatgaatgttattaTTAAAGACCCGCATGCTTAGTGTTATATAATAACTCACAAATATGAGTATATATCTCTACATTGTAAATAATAAATTTGCACTAAATTAATGAATAGTAAGAATATAAAGCCATAATTTTGGATCGCTAAAAATAGCAATTGGATTGCAAAcactcataatctggatcatacGACCTGGAACAGAAAACGTGGGGTGTTTCATGTTTTAGGTAACTTTGCCCAGGACTGACCCAACTATCAATCAGGCTTCAAAATATAACTTGTCCCCACCCAAACACATGGACCTATATTACAGCCTGAtctatatcaggtgggacccaaaaCACAATGGCCCAACACCAGTTTCCAGCCTTATATAAATGTAATATAGACTGAAGCACTGCTCCATGGATTCCATAGGTACTAATTTCCCTCTGTGGAAAAGGCAAAAATGGGATATGTTGATGGCAAAATCCCAATTCCAAAAGATGATGATCAAAAAATCTTTGAGTGGGAATCAAGTAACCATTTGGTTATGAGACTCTATGGAACATCATATGGCTGAAGGTTTGTTTTTCATTACAACTAGTTGTGAAATTTGGACCTCATTGCATGATATTTGTGCTGAAAAAACAACCTTGCTCGAATTTATCAAATCTAACAAGATATTGCTCAACTTCACAtggaataccaaaaaaaaaaaagttaatattTTGGAGGTGTTTGTGGTATTTGGGAGGAACTCGCTCACTTAAATCCTTTCACAAATGACCCAGTGAAGTAAAAGAAAAGGATTGCGCAAGATAAAATCTTTCATATTTCAGCTGGATTGCCCACCGAATATGAGTCTATTCATAGCCAAAACTTAATGGTCACAAATTTGCTTTCTCTAAATACTGTGTGCACAAATCCAACGAGAAACAAGGAAAAAAGTTATGGAGGCTAATGTTAAGAATTCAGTAAAACATCCAGCCTTGCTTTCTGATGCATAATCAGAAAATCAGGGTGATAAAGGACGTGATTGTGACTGTGGTCATGGTAGAGGCCGTGGAAGAGGACCCGACAGAGGTATTGGTGAAAGGCCTTGTTGCACCCACTGTAATAAACTTGGTCGCGTCAAaaatagatgttgggatcttcaTGGTAAGCCTGGAGATGATAAGATTAGAACCAATGCTGCTGACTATGCTAACTTAACTGAACCAAATGAAGTTAGCATATCTATTGAAAGTTGTATGTGCTTCTTGATCAGTTTAATAGTCAAAAGATAAGTCCAATGCCCTCTCCTACACAAGATCCAAGTACTTCTCAGTCCTTCTGTTACATGACCCAAAAATTGTCAACTTCTTGGATAATTGATTCGCGTGCCACCGATCATATGACTAGCAATTCAAAATATCTTGATTCCATGATTATACTAGATGTATGCAAATTATCTCTTGCAGATGGTTCTGTTATTCCAGTACATGCAGTTGGTCAAACAAATATCTTTTCAGGAGTTGATGTGCCCTCTATTCTTTATATCCCCGCATTTCCTTCAAATCTCTTTTCTGTAAGCAATCTCACAAACTCATTAAATTTCTCTGCCACGTTCTTTCcaaatttgtgtttttttttaaagatttgatTACGGGAAAGGAGATTGGTAGAGGACAAGAAGCATAGGGCCTCTACCTGTTGGATCAACATGCAAGAGCCTTTTTAAGCAATGAAAGGAATGTTGATATGGATAAGACTTGGCATTGGAGATTGGGGCATCCATCAGATCAAGTTTTGCATCAATTATGTCCTTTTATTTATCCTTTCTATAATAAATGTGAGACTTGTCGCTTTGCAAAACCTTCTAGACTTTTAAGACTAGGAAACAATTTTCTTATAAActttttgatctgattcattttgaTATGTGGGGACTTACCCTGTTGATTCATAGTTTAGTTTTAAGTACTTCGTTAGTTTTATCAATTACTCAagatttttatggatttttgtattaaaaataaaaaggagatgTTTTTAATGCTTTTAAGGATTTTCACAATATGGTTATTACGCAATATGATGCGAAAGTAAGAATTTTAAGATTCGATGATGGTGGTGAATATTTGAGTAAAATTTTTACTGAGTatcatagtaaaaatggaattatacATTAAACTACTTGTCCAggcactccacaacaaaatggaatcgCTGTGCGCAAAAATCGTCCTCTCTTGGAAATTATTAGATCCCTTATGTTTTGGATGAATGTTTCCAAAAAATTTTGGCCAAATGTCGTTTAGGTTGCCTACTAGTATTAATAGATTACCTAGTGTTGTTCTcaaaggcaaaagtccttttcaaatactaaataaataatttttaaaaaaaaaatcccaacatTTCATCTACGTGTTTTCGGATGTTTGTGTTTTGTCCATTTAACAGACACAGAAAGATGCAAATTAgttcataataaataaataaataatccgtCAACATCTTCTTCGATTATTCACCTATTAAAAAAGGATACAAATACGTTGATTTAATAAAAAGGAAGAATTGGGGTTTGTTGAAAATACTCCATATTGTTCTAAATCTATGCATCTAGGATTTAAAGATGTCTTGACTCAAGGGGAGAGTTCATCATGTCCTAATGAATTTGTCAATCCATTGTCTTGAAGTTAAGATGTAAATCAACTGTCGAATTTCAAGATGATGCTCAAAGCCCCGATTCATTAAGCAAGACTCATGTGCCCTCTTCTCATCAATCATATGCCTCCATGACAATTTCTCCTATGCAAGGTACTACCAAGTGTTAATATCCCTCAGAAAGATTCAACCAATGATCTTCCAATTGCCTCacaaaaagagaaaagagttgTCCATCCTCCAACTCGTTTGTTTGATTAATCTTATCATGTTACATATCCAATACAatcatctctctcttttaaaaGCTTCTCTGAAAGTCACGATGCATTTCTAGCTGTTATCTCTTCATCTTTAGAACTTACAAGTTTCCATGAAGCTCAATACCAAATTGTACGGAAAACGGATACAGAAACAAAGTGTtcaataacagtaacggtggccattacagccaccgcCATTACAGTTACAATACAAGTCATAACAGCCGTTATAGCCCCCATAACGGTCATtatagcttcttcttttttaatctaTTTCAGCCCCGTAACAAACTGTTACCGCCGTTACAAGACCGTTACTGATCAATTTTTCCATATTGGTCATTACAACCCCGTAATGCAGAACGCATAACATAACAGTCGTTACGTAactgttttggaataccttgtATGGAAGAGGAATTAGCCGCTCTCGACATGAATAACACATGGAGGATGGTGCAATTGCCTAATAGAAAGAAACTTGTTGGATGTAAATGGGTTGACACTATAAAATATAATAGTAATGGTTCCATTGACAGATATAAGGCTAGACTGGATGCATAAGGCTTTACTCAGATTTATGGTGTTGATTACCAAGAAACTTTTGCTCTTGTAGCTAAAATGAATTCAGTCCGCATTAATGGCCTTTATATCAActggatattttttttaaaaaaatgcttttTTACACATTTACACAAAgatttgcatatatatatatatatatatatatatgaggttgACACTTGGATATCCTTAAGAGGAGAGTAAGATATTGTGTGTTAGTTAGAAAAGGTAATTTATAGGCTTAAACAATTCCTAGAGTTTGGTTTGAAAAACTAAGGTCGGTTGTCATAACTTTCAAGTATTGTCAAAGTGGTGTAGATCATACATTGTTTGTTAGACAAACAAAGCATGAAAGATCAATTTgttgatttatgttgatgatatcatgaTCAGGCAACCAAAAGGTCATCTCAATTctcaatttgaatttttttttaaacaatcttGGCAGGATATACTTCTTGGGAATTGAGGTTGCCTCTTCGAAGAAAGGTATATTTATCTCTCAAAGGAAATATAGCTTAGATTTACTAAAGGAAGCGGGAAAATTGGCCAATTAAAGATATTGGGCAATATAAGGGATTGGCAGGTCGTCTTATACACATTACAATTACTCGTCCATAAATCACATAAGTTGTTGGTCTTGTCAGTCAGTTTATGCATATCCATGCTCTGCACAAATGGATGCAATTGACGGAATCCTCAGATTTTTAAAGGGAATTCTAGGAAAAGGTGTGCTAATAAAGTGTAATAACAATCCAAAAGCAGTTGGCTATGCTGATGCTAATTGGGCAAGCTGCCCATTTGACAGGGATCAACTACTGGAATGTGCACCTTTCTAGGTAGCATCCAGTCACATGGAAAGGTAAGAAACAAAATGTGGTGGCCTGCTCTAGTGCCAAAGCTAGATACAAGGCAATGGCCACAAACGTATGCAAATTAATTTGGATAAAAGCCCTGCTAGAAGATATGGGCTTCCTATTCAACAGTCAATGGAAATGCTATGTGATAACAAGCTGCTGTTCACATTGCATCTAATCCAGTGTTTCGGGAAAGAACAATGCACATTGAAGTGGTCTGCCACTTTCTCGGAGAAGAGGTTAAAGAAAATACAATTTCCATGCCTTTCATGAAGACCAAAGATCAATTGGCAGATAGTCTCACAAAAGCCATTGGAAAGCGTAGATTTCACAAGGCATTGTGCAAGTTGGGTATTGTTGATATCTCAACTTGAGAAGACCTCCCTTATCTCACACTTGCTATCTTTATCCTGCTCATTTTGTGCTATCCTTACCCTTCTTCTCCTGTATTTGTAGTTTGAAATGCATCATGTCCTGTGTATCCACCTGTATAAATCCCACAGCACTAGTTGAAACTTCTCATTCTCTTATTCTAGGTAAGAGGAACTTGAGTTTGCCACCTCCAATTTGAGGCAGAATCTCACTGATTCAGCTCCTCAATGCCATTTCGCCAGGCAGATCCCAAACACACTCAAAATAACACTTGGGAAAAACCCGCATCATACCATATCAACTTGGATCCAACAGGCCAATTGGGCCAACTATACCATGAAAAATGACCAGCCCGGCTACTGAATCACTTTCTTTCGTTATTTAGTTTTTGTTCAAATCATCAATGCATATAACCAAATAGCAAATTCCAATTGAAATCGACCAAATAAAACAAAATGCAGATGAATTGAATAGCACACGAGAGCAATGACATACAACAatgatttttgtatgatttttttattttttatttttgtttaagatcGGAGAAGTGGCAGGAAGAGAATTTGAAGTTGATAGAGGGAGCCGTACAATTTGGAGATCTTGGAGTA
Coding sequences within:
- the LOC131233079 gene encoding proteasome subunit beta type-1-like, with translation MDPKQHANWSPYDNNGGTCVAIAGYDYCVIAADTRMSTGYSILTRDYSKISKLADKCVMASSGFQADVKALQKNLAARHLIYQHQHNKQMSCPAMAQLLSNTLYYKRFFPYYAFNVLGGLDNEGKGCVFTYDAVGSYERVGYSSQGSGSTLIMPVLDNQLKSPSPLLLPAKDAVTPLSESEAVDMVKDVFASAAERDIYTGDRVEIVIVNAGGIRREYTDLRKD